In Cercospora beticola chromosome 3, complete sequence, the following proteins share a genomic window:
- a CDS encoding uncharacterized protein (BUSCO:EOG092602UY), which translates to MAHDQDEQQATASPAELELTAREHGNAPTEQSPDMDHDTDAAYEHVDLDDEAPADTESTAHEDTEQPQEDVAAPDAVDNTESQQHDATMPTVETNVQSTPDSVASPATANESTPDTPTARSIAGTTRQRTDSQSTTATTATKASVRSTRTSMVFVVSALENIAASKDARKRKELLDSTQRALSAIRAAQGDASQISPEVLFEPLSLASESTTEAVVVSALDCIGKLISYSYFSIPATSEGESAEDGRRPPLIDRAIDTICDCFQGESTPITVQMQIIKSLLAAILNDKIVVHGAGLLKSVRQTYNIFLLSKNSANQQIAQGTLMQMVGTVFERVKVRLANKASRAPTGLGSGNGVDGHSDASSVVGGDETPSVAEVATPDEEKAQPKMTLQTFETRKSFDDARITDSAPTMVTKAKRPGKRSRNGSGPDVPSITVQDEKSEAVTEDEEEDEIYIKDAFLIFRAMCKLSTKALRVEDAVDVKSQGMRSKLLSLHIVHTVLFNHSIVFTSPYSTIRSSSNTEPTGFVHAIKQYLCLSLSRNGASSINKVFEVSAEIFSLMMRHLRSHLKRELEVFLKEIYIAILEKRNAPQWQKSYIVQHVFGRIGSDPRTLVEIYLNYDCDRQALDNMYQRIIEHVSRMASQPVTVNGLQEQAYIDATAKQNSAMYDWRDRGTMPPSLTTANMSSPHEAEQQYPAEYAMKIQSLECLLETLRSMVNWSQQAQSEVPNAPSADSDSRFSVEDQRESIDTRGDAEATEVPPTPRVPDTPLPEDDPVELEKVKQRKTALNNAIRAFNYKPKRGIKLLIEEGFITSPDPQDVAKFFSGNERINKKSLGEFLGEGDEENIKIMHAFVDNMDFSRTRFVDALRRFLQSFRLPGEAQKIDRLMLKFAERYLTGNPSAFANADTAYVLAYSVIMLNTDQHSAQVKKRMTVEDFIKNNRGINDNADLPDEYLQGIFDEIANNEIVLDTERENAANLGMLPQQPSGLVNTLANVGRDLQREAYAQASEEMSNRTEQLFKSLLRAQRRAGGGAAASAKGRYLVASSPRHIGPMFEVTWMSFLTALSGAAQESQNIETIRLCMEGQKLAIRIACVYDLEDPRQAFVSSLSRSTNLYNLSEMKAKNVEALRALIEIAYTEGDYLKESWRDILTSVSQLDRFQLISSGVEEGAVPDVLRANSTSQSPQVNGNARKKSLNAQRRPATRAGNSNSYHAEIAEDARSADMIRGVDRIFTNTANLSGTAIVDFVKALTQVSWQEIQSSGKSETPRTYSLQKLVEISGYNMLRVKFEWTSIWKILGQHFIDVGCHNNTHVVFFALNSLRQLSMRFMEIEELPGFQFQKDFLKPFELILSNAQQVTVKDMVLRCLIQMIQARGDMIRSGWRTMFGVFTVAAREPYESIVNLAFDNVTQVYNERFGVVLSQSAFADLVVCLTEFSKNMKFQKKSLQAIETLKSTVSKMLRTPECPLSQKAPGHKDAPQATNIPKQPVRRTQEEQYWFPVLFAFHDVLMTGEDLEVRSRALNYLFNTLTKYGGDFPRDFWDVLWRQLLMPIFMVLRDRKSVNVEAANSEELSVWLSTTLIQALRNMISLFTHFFDSLEYMLDRFLELLTLCICQENDTLARIGSNCLQQLILQNVKKFSPSHWEKIVAAFVDLFAKTEAKELFSAATSSSYSRESSYTNGAFENAKAQPRDLAADDAASVMSANSNALGMINTDEPERPNGLDRAPSNTLSLSPEHEDPSPSPSQGPRRRQSDALEDFSNTGASSQQQQAPVVVTAARRRYFNQIITKCVLQLLMIETVSELFNNDAVYASIPSHLLLELMALLKKSYHFAKRFNEDRELRGRLFREGFMKQPPNLLKQESGSASVYVSILLRMYADSSNERAKSRPETERALIPLCKDIIASYIGLDEETQQRNIVTWRPVVIDVLEGVAGFPDEEFGKHVEAFAPLAVGLMASRDPMGGELQRAVMGIWSRVCEVRLGIEVPAELVGGAAGKDGGQNATSPGGTRDRPGVFGGRRMSRVNSLNSGGR; encoded by the coding sequence ATGGCCCACGACCAAGACGAGCAGCAAGCAACCGCTTCCCCGGCGGAGCTCGAGCTGACAGCACGTGAACATGGAAATGCGCCCACAGAACAGTCGCCAGACATGGACCACGACACAGATGCTGCCTACGAGCACGTAGATTTAGATGACGAAGCTCCCGCCGACACCGAGAGCACAGCGCATGAGGATACAGAGCAGCCGCAGGAAGATGTAGCAGCACCGGATGCTGTCGACAATACCGAAAGTCAGCAGCATGATGCCACAATGCCTACGGTCGAGACGAACGTCCAGTCCACGCCGGACAGTGTGGCCTCGCCAGCGACCGCGAACGAATCGACCCCAGACACTCCCACCGCACGATCGATAGCCGGCACCACCCGGCAACGAACAGACTCGCAGTCGACCACTGCCACGACTGCTACAAAAGCATCAGTCCGGTCCACGCGGACGAGCATGGTCTTTGTAGTGTCAGCCTTGGAGAACATTGCTGCCTCCAAAGATGCCCGCAAGCGAAAGGAGTTGCTAGATTCGACCCAGCGGGCACTCTCTGCGATCCGAGCTGCTCAAGGGGATGCTTCTCAGATCAGCCCGGAGGTGCTGTTCGAGCCTTTGAGTTTAGCATCAGAGTCAACGACagaggcggtggtggtctCGGCACTGGACTGCATAGGCAAATTGATCAGCTACTCCTACTTCTCCATACCTGCAACATCGGAAGGAGAGTCAGCTGAAGATGGCAGACGACCGCCGCTCATCGACAGGGCAATCGACACTATATGCGATTGCTTCCAAGGAGAGTCGACTCCGATCACGGTGCAGATGCAGATCATCAAGAGCTTGTTGGCTGCCATTTTGAACGATAAGATTGTGGTGCACGGTGCAGGCTTGCTTAAGAGCGTGCGGCAGACATACAACATCTTCTTGTTGAGCAAGAATAGTGCGAATCAGCAGATCGCACAGGGGACACTGATGCAGATGGTAGGCACTGTCTTTGAGCGGGTCAAGGTGCGGTTGGCGAACAAGGCATCTCGAGCTCCTACTGGTCTTGGGTCAGGCAATGGCGTGGATGGACACTCAGATGCATCATCTGTGGTAGGCGGAGATGAAACGCCGTCCGTCGCAGAGGTAGCCACTCCGGACGAGGAAAAGGCACAACCCAAGATGACCCTGCAGACATTCGAGACACGCAAGTCATTCGACGACGCTCGGATTACGGACAGCGCTCCGACCATGGTGACCAAGGCGAAGAGGCCTGGCAAAAGGTCAAGAAATGGATCCGGACCTGATGTCCCATCGATCACTGTGCAGGACGAGAAGTCAGAGGCCGTgactgaagacgaggaagaggacgagattTACATCAAGGacgccttcttgatcttccgAGCAATGTGCAAACTCTCTACAAAGGCGCTGCGCGTGGAAGACGCCGTGGATGTGAAGTCGCAGGGGATGCGATCGAAGCTGTTGAGCTTGCACATCGTTCATACGGTTCTGTTCAATCATTCAATCGTGTTCACATCTCCATATTCCACGATCCGGAGCTCTTCAAATACCGAACCCACTGGCTTTGTGCATGCGATCAAGCAGTACCTCTGCCTCAGTTTGAGCAGGAATGGGGCGAGCAGCATCAATAAAGTTTTCGAAGTCTCAGCCGAGATTTTCTCCTTGATGATGAGACATTTACGATCACACCTCAAGCGCGAGCTAGAGGTGTTCCTCAAGGAGATTTACATCGCAATCCTGGAGAAGCGTAATGCTCCACAATGGCAGAAGAGCTACATCGTGCAGCATGTCTTTGGGCGAATCGGGTCTGACCCGAGAACGCTTGTTGAAATATATTTGAACTACGATTGTGATCGGCAGGCATTGGACAACATGTACCAGCGCATAATCGAGCATGTGAGCAGAATGGCGAGCCAGCCAGTGACAGTTAACGGCCTGCAGGAGCAGGCATATATAGATGCTACTGCAAAGCAGAACAGCGCCATGTACGACTGGCGAGACCGGGGGACGATGCCCCCGAGTCTCACGACTGCAAACATGAGCTCGCCACACGAGGCTGAGCAACAATACCCAGCCGAGTACGCGATGAAAATCCAGAGCTTGGAGTGTCTGCTGGAAACGCTTCGCAGCATGGTGAACTGGAGCCAGCAAGCGCAATCGGAGGTGCCCAACGCCCCTTCGGCAGACTCTGATTCACGATTCTCAGTCGAGGATCAACGAGAGAGTATCGACACAAGAGGCGATGCTGAGGCTACTGAGGTCCCTCCCACACCACGAGTGCCTGACACTCCATTGCCGGAAGATGATCCCGTGGAGCTCGAGAAGGTCAAGCAGCGGAAAACGGCGTTGAACAATGCCATTCGCGCATTTAACTACAAACCGAAGCGCGGTATCAAGCTGTTGATCGAAGAAGGTTTCATCACTTCTCCAGATCCTCAAGATGTGGCCAAGTTTTTCTCCGGAAACGAGCGCATCAACAAGAAATCGCTTGGCGAGTTCTTGGGCGAGGGCGACGAGGAGAACATAAAGATTATGCACGCGTTCGTCGACAATATGGACTTCTCGCGAACGAGGTTCGTCGATGCATTGCGACGATTCCTGCAGTCCTTCCGTCTGCCAGGTGAGGCGCAGAAGATCGATCGTCTTATGCTGAAGTTCGCAGAACGTTATCTCACCGGCAATCCATCTGCATTCGCCAACGCAGACACTGCATATGTGCTTGCTTACAGTGTAATCATGTTGAACACTGATCAGCACTCTGCACAGGTGAAGAAGCGCATGACCGTGGAGGACTTCATCAAGAACAATCGAGGTATCAACGACAATGCGGACTTGCCGGACGAGTATCTACAGGGCATCTTCGATGAAATCGCGAACAACGAGATCGTGTTGGACACGGAGCGAGAGAATGCAGCGAACCTGGGTATGCTGCCCCAGCAGCCAAGTGGACTCGTCAATACCCTGGCCAATGTCGGTCGCGATCTGCAGCGAGAAGCTTATGCGCAGGCGAGCGAGGAGATGAGCAACCGTACTGAGCAACTCTTCAAGAGCCTGTTGCGAGCACAAAGGCGAGCAGGTGGAGGCGCTGCTGCAAGCGCAAAGGGACGATATCTTGTCGCGAGCTCACCTAGGCACATTGGACCTATGTTCGAAGTGACGTGGATGAGCTTCTTGACTGCTCTGTCGGGCGCGGCACAAGAGAGCCAGAACATCGAAACCATTCGCCTGTGCATGGAAGGTCAGAAGCTCGCAATTCGCATCGCTTGCGTCTACGATTTGGAGGACCCCAGACAAGCGTTTGTGAGCAGTCTGTCAAGGAGCACAAATCTCTACAATTTATCCGAGATGAAAGCCAAGAATGTCGAGGCACTGCGAGCACTGATCGAGATTGCTTATACTGAAGGCGACTATCTCAAGGAGAGCTGGCGAGACATTCTCACATCAGTGTCACAGCTTGATCGATTCCAGCTGATTTCAAGTGGTGTAGAGGAAGGTGCTGTTCCTGATGTGTTGAGGGCGAACAGCACATCGCAAAGCCCACAAGTCAACGGCAATGCCAGGAAAAAGAGCCTCAACGCACAACGACGGCCTGCGACCCGCGCTGGCAATAGCAATTCATATCATGCCGAGATTGCAGAGGATGCAAGAAGTGCCGACATGATTCGTGGTGTTGATCGCATCTTCACCAACACAGCCAACCTTTCCGGCACAGCCATCGTTGACTTTGTCAAGGCATTGACGCAAGTCAGCTGGCAAGAGATCCAATCTTCAGGCAAGTCGGAAACACCGCGGACATATTCCCTGCAGAAGCTCGTCGAAATCTCAGGCTACAATATGCTTCGTGTCAAATTCGAGTGGACAAGCATTTGGAAGATCCTCGGACAGCACTTCATCGATGTTGGCTGCCACAACAATACAcacgtcgtcttctttgCACTTAACAGCTTGCGACAGCTGAGTATGCGTTTCATGGAGATCGAGGAATTGCCTGGTTTCCAGTTCCAAAAGGACTTTCTCAAGCCGTTTGAGCTGATCCTGAGTAACGCTCAGCAGGTCACAGTCAAAGATATGGTCCTCCGCTGTCTGATACAGATGATACAGGCCAGAGGCGATATGATTCGATCCGGATGGAGGACGATGTTTGGCGTGTTCACCGTTGCTGCCAGAGAGCCGTACGAGAGCATCGTCAATCTGGCCTTCGACAACGTGACGCAAGTGTACAATGAGCGCTTCGGCGTGGTGTTGTCTCAATCGGCTTTTGCGGACTTAGTCGTGTGCTTGACTGAGTTCAGCAAGAATATGAAGttccagaagaagagcttgcaaGCTATCGAAACGCTGAAGTCGACAGTTTCGAAGATGCTCAGGACGCCCGAATGCCCACTCAGCCAGAAAGCGCCCGGACACAAGGACGCACCACAGGCTACTAACATACCCAAACAGCCAGTGCGACGAACACAGGAAGAGCAGTACTGGTTCCCGGTGCTGTTCGCTTTCCACGATGTCCTTATGACTGGCGAGGATCTGGAAGTCCGTTCGCGAGCGTTGAACTATCTCTTCAATACTTTGACCAAATACGGCGGCGACTTCCCTCGCGACTTCTGGGACGTGCTGTGGCGACAGCTGCTCATGCCAATATTCATGGTGCTGCGGGACCGTAAGAGCGTCAACGTGGAGGCTGCGAACTCGGAAGAGCTGTCTGTTTGGTTGTCGACGACCTTGATCCAAGCACTGCGGAACATGATCAGCCTGTTCACGCACTTCTTCGACAGCCTGGAGTACATGCTCGACCGCTTCTTGGAGTTGCTCACGCTGTGCATCTGTCAAGAGAATGACACGCTCGCACGAATTGGCAGCAACTGCCTGCAACAGCTCATTCTCCAGAACGTGAAGAAGTTCAGCCCCAGTCACTGGGAGAAGATCGTGGCAGCATTCGTCGATCTTTTCGCGAAGACGGAAGCGAAGGAGCTCTTCTCGGCAGCTACGTCGTCGAGCTACTCACGAGAAAGCTCATACACAAATGGCGCATTCGAGAATGCCAAGGCACAACCTCGCGATCTTGCTGCCGATGATGCGGCGTCCGTGATGTCTGCCAACAGCAATGCGCTGGGAATGATCAACACCGATGAGCCTGAAAGGCCGAACGGGCTTGACCGTGCCCCCTCGAACACTCTTTCACTCTCCCCTGAACACGAGGACCCAAGCCCCTCGCCTTCACAAGGACCCCGCCGACGCCAATCCGATGCCCTCGAAGACTTCAGCAACACAGGCGCCTCctcccaacaacaacaagcacCCGTCGTTGTGACAGCCGCACGCCGCCGCTACTTTAACCAAATCATCACCAAATGCGTCCTCCAACTCCTCATGATCGAAACCGTCTCAGAACTCTTCAACAACGACGCAGTCTACGCTTCCATCCCCTCCCACCTCCTTCTCGAACTCATGGCCCTCCTCAAAAAATCCTACCACTTCGCAAAACGCTTCAACGAAGACCGCGAACTACGCGGAAGACTTTTCCGCGAAGGATTTATGAAACAACCGCCGAATCTCCTGAAACAGGAATCCGGTTCTGCGTCTGTTTACGTGAGCATTCTGTTGCGCATGTATGCGGATAGTTCGAATGAACGAGCGAAATCTCGACCGGAGACGGAGAGGGCTTTGATTCCGCTTTGCAAGGATATCATTGCTTCGTATATTGGGCTTGATGAGGAGACACAGCAGAGGAATATTGTGACGTGGAGACCTGTTGTCATTGATGTTCTTGAAGGTGTTGCTGGGTTCCCTGATGAGGAGTTCGGGAAGCACGTGGAGGCTTTTGCGCCGCTTGCTGTGGGGTTGATGGCTAGCCGCGACCCCATGGGCGGTGAGTTGCAGAGGGCTGTGATGGGGATTTGGTCGAGGGTTTGTGAAGTGAGACTGGGGATTGAAGTCCCAGCGGAGCTTGTTGGTGGCGCTGCGGGAAAGGATGGCGGGCAAAATGCGACTAGTCCTGGAGGGACGCGAGACAGGCCGGGCGTATTTGGTGGGAGAAGGATGAGTCGGGTGAATAGTTTGAATAGTGGTGGGAGGTGA